From the genome of Cytophagales bacterium WSM2-2:
TATGTGAGACGCAACGGGGGTTCTGACCACCAGATCGCGCCTTCGATGCGGGTAAATATTCAGACTGAAAAAGGAATTGTGAAAGGCGTATTCGGCTGGCCTGCTATTCACGTGCGTGATTCTTCCAAAGAGGAGGCTCCATCTTTAAAAAATATATTTATTGACATAGGCGCTGAATCCAAGAAAGAAGTGGAAGCAATGGGCGTGCATGTAGGTTGCGTAGCCACGTTCGTGGATGAGCTCATGGAGCTGAACAAAAACTACCTGACCGGCCGTGCTCTTGATAATAGAATGGGTGGGTTTATGATTGCCGAAGTCACCCGCCGGCTTAGTGAAAACAAGAAAAAATTACCGTTCGGGCTTTACGTGGTTAATGCCGTGCAAGAGGAAATTGGCTTGAGGGGAGCGGAGATGATTTCCCGCAGAATTAAGCCGGATTTGGCTATTTGTACGGATGTGACCCATGACACCGGCTCTCCAATGTATAACAAGAAGGAGAGTGGAAACCTCAAATGCGGGCTTGGACCGGTGGTTTGTTATGGCCCTGCCGTCCAGAATAATGTGCTGAAAATGATCATCCAGACAGCCGAAAAGAAGAAAATACCTTTCCAGCGCCAGGCGGTTTCCCGGTCTACAGGTACGGATACTGATTCTTTTGCATATTCTGCTGAAGGAGTGGCATCTGCGCTGATTTCATTACCCCTGAAATATATGCACACAACTGTGGAAACGGTTCATAAAGAGGACGTTGAAAACGTAATAAATCTCATTTACGAGGTTCTTTTACAGGTTAAGCCCGGTCACGACTACCGTTACATTAAATAAAAGTTAAGAAATCTTACATCCGAAAGTAAGCCCTTTAGGTAGGCCGTTCCGCTTTGACGGAGCGGCCTACTTTTGTATCATACAAACAAACAAATAGGATGAAAACAGTTAGGACTTTAATTGCAGGGGTTGCGATGCTGGTTGGTTCTGCATCTATGGCCCAGGAGCAGCGCCCCATTCATGAGGTCTACTCCATGATGGTATTCAATTTTGTAAAATATGTGCAATGGCCGGCAGGTGATGATAGCAAAGAGTTCATCATTGGCGTGGTCGGGAACAACGAAATGTACACCACCCTCAATACCTGGTATGCAGGTAAGCCTAAGGGTGCAAAGACTTACGTAATCAAGAAGTTCAATAGTGCTGCTGAGATGACCGACTGCCAGGTCGTATTTATCGATCGTAGTAAGAGCGGTGAATTTGATGCAATCAGTGCTAAAGTAAAAGGCAAAGGTACCCTGGTTGTAACCGACCGCAATGGTCTGGGCACAAAAGGAAGTTGTATCAACTTCAAAACGGTGGACGATAAGCTCCGCTTCGAACTGAATCAGCACGCGATAGAAGCTTCTAATTTGAAAGTGGCAAGCACACTTTCCAGTATGGCGATATTAATTTAATTGGGTTTGTTTGTGTGAAAAGAGAGCCCTGGGTAAAACCAGGGTTTTCGTATTCGCAAAAGTTTTC
Proteins encoded in this window:
- a CDS encoding peptidase M42 — encoded protein: MDKKSKQFLFNYLNNASPTGFESPGQQIWLDYIRPYVDSHMVDVYGTVVGVVNPKAQYKVVIEAHADEISWFVNYITEEGYIYVRRNGGSDHQIAPSMRVNIQTEKGIVKGVFGWPAIHVRDSSKEEAPSLKNIFIDIGAESKKEVEAMGVHVGCVATFVDELMELNKNYLTGRALDNRMGGFMIAEVTRRLSENKKKLPFGLYVVNAVQEEIGLRGAEMISRRIKPDLAICTDVTHDTGSPMYNKKESGNLKCGLGPVVCYGPAVQNNVLKMIIQTAEKKKIPFQRQAVSRSTGTDTDSFAYSAEGVASALISLPLKYMHTTVETVHKEDVENVINLIYEVLLQVKPGHDYRYIK